A stretch of the Fusobacterium varium genome encodes the following:
- the nrdB gene encoding ribonucleoside-diphosphate reductase subunit beta, whose amino-acid sequence MKAAVDRKKLFNPLGDDSLSKRRVIKGDSTNIFNLNNVKYQWANQLYRTMMGNFWIPEKIDLTQDKNDYKNLTDQEKGAYDGILSFLIFLDSIQTNNIPNVCDYITAPEINLILSIQTFQEAIHSQSYQYIIESILPKEIRNSIYDKWREDKILFERNKYIAEMYQRFLENPNDENFSKVVIADYLLEAIYFYNGFNFFYLLASRNRMMGTSDIIRLINRDELSHVVIFQHILKEIRNENPDFFNDEEIYDMFKKAVEQEINWTNHIIGNQILGITEETTEQYTKWLANERLRSIGLKPIYNEVNKNPYKHLTKFADTEGEGNVKANFFEGTVTSYNMSSSIDGWDEI is encoded by the coding sequence GTGAAAGCTGCAGTGGATAGAAAAAAACTTTTTAATCCTCTGGGAGATGATTCTTTATCTAAAAGAAGAGTGATAAAAGGTGATAGTACAAATATATTTAATCTAAATAATGTTAAGTATCAATGGGCTAATCAGCTTTACAGAACAATGATGGGAAACTTTTGGATACCAGAAAAAATAGATTTGACACAGGATAAAAATGATTATAAAAATTTAACAGATCAGGAAAAAGGAGCCTATGATGGTATTTTATCATTTTTAATTTTTCTTGATAGTATCCAAACTAATAATATTCCAAATGTGTGTGATTACATAACTGCTCCAGAAATAAATCTGATACTTTCTATTCAGACATTTCAAGAAGCAATACATTCACAATCTTATCAATATATAATAGAATCTATTCTTCCAAAAGAAATAAGAAATTCTATATATGATAAATGGAGAGAGGATAAAATACTTTTTGAAAGAAATAAATATATTGCTGAAATGTATCAAAGATTTTTAGAAAATCCAAATGATGAAAATTTTTCTAAAGTTGTTATAGCTGACTATCTTTTAGAAGCAATATATTTTTATAATGGATTTAATTTTTTCTATCTTTTAGCAAGCAGAAATAGAATGATGGGAACATCTGATATAATAAGGCTTATAAATAGAGATGAATTATCTCACGTTGTTATTTTCCAACATATATTAAAAGAAATAAGAAATGAAAATCCGGATTTTTTCAATGATGAAGAAATTTATGATATGTTTAAAAAAGCTGTAGAGCAGGAAATAAATTGGACTAATCATATAATAGGAAACCAAATTCTTGGGATAACAGAAGAAACAACAGAACAATATACAAAGTGGCTGGCTAATGAGAGATTAAGAAGTATTGGTTTGAAACCAATATATAATGAAGTTAATAAAAATCCATATAAACATCTTACAAAATTTGCGGATACAGAGGGAGAAGGAAATGTAAAAGCAAATTTCTTTGAAGGAACAGTGACAAGTTATAATATGAGCTCATCTATTGATGGCTGGGATGAAATATAA